ATTATCATTTTCCGCACTTAAGGTCGCTAGATCATCATATGGAGAACCCGTAGTTGTTCCAACAAACAGCGCAATGTCAACCTCATTCGGTGGAATTCCCCATGAATTTCCGAAGAATGTGGTAAATGCTCCGTCCACTAAGAAAGCACCTTTTGTGTTGTAAACCAAGTTATCGTTTATTACACCAGTAACATTTGGATTAATGTAAATCCCTGTTCGTAAAGAATAAAAAGTATTATTTTCTACTAAAAGATTTGTATTACCAACTTGCGGCACTACTGCACGATTCACCACCCAGCTGGACATAGGCAAGGCTTGCTCCGGACCGTATATCGTGTTATTGATTAAAGTAGTACCAGATCCACCTACTTGTATAAATTCAGCTGTATAAGGGATATCACTCGTTATAGTCAAACCGTACACTGTAGTGTTTTTTGCTTGTATTAATATAGCTATAATACTTGCTTTTAACAAGAGCAGAGTTCCTTGCTCTCCTTTTAACGTAATCCCATCTTTATTCACGACAATTTGAGTAGTAATTGGATAGGTTCCTGCTAAAATACTTACAACCCCGTTCGGATTTACAGCTGCAATTCCCTCAGTAATAGTACCAAAAGGATTTGCTCTACTGCCATCTCCTCCAACGGAATCCACGAGCACATAAATATTATTTAGATCGACAATCTCGTTAATTGCCGTATCAAGAGCTAACTGAACACTTGCGCCCGAAAGATAGCTACGCATTGGCTTATTACTTAGTACTTCTTCTGCTACTTGATTTTTTTGTGCATCTGTTAGATTGTTATAAGATGTAAGATCTAAACCTAAACCTAGATTTTCGATAGCTGCTCTCATTTCGTCTATAGTGCCTGCAACGTTTACAGCATCAAGGAATTCGTTACTTCCATATATCACATAATCCGTTTCTACTTTTGTTACGGTAATAGTATCATTTGTATTCAGAAGATCATCTAACTCACTCTCCATCGTAATAAATTGAATTTTACTGTAAAGATCCCCTTCCGAAATAGTAAAGAACAAAATACCATTTAGAAAGATATTTTGACTATCACCATAGGGTACAGTTATTGTTTCACCTGGATTTAGAGTAAAAGAAACTGTCCCATCTTGATTTACAGGATTATTTCCTTCACGAATAAAAAGAGTTACTTGAAAGGTTGCTATACTATTGTTAATAAAAGTTTTTTCTGCCACTTTTCATACCTCCCTTCTTTTCTAGTTGAAGTAATATTATCTTACTATTACTAGATTTAGTAGAAAGAGAATTCCCCTTTCTCTCCTTCATAATATGTCTATATTTTGATAGATTAAGGGCGAATACATAGTATATCTTTCATACACTTATATAAATTGAAGTAACTTTATATAAAAAGGGGCAGTATAGAGTAACTTATCTATCCTATTTCCCCGTCCTATCGGCAATACATTATTACTGTGGGAATTCTAAGGATTAGAAGTGGTTTCATTACATCGGTTCCTAATGCCCCTCTAAAAAAAATCCCGCCAAATATTTCTTTTGGCGGGATTTTTTAATGACATTCTGGACATTTTCCATAAATTTCGAATTTATGATTATCAATTTGATACGCAGGAATAGCATTTTGAAGCATTTCCATAGGACAAAAATTGATTTCTTTAATATTGCCACAAGACATACAAATAAAGTGATGATGGTGATGATCCATTTCGCATTGCATGCGGAAATGCTTCTCCCCAGTTAACTCCGTTTCTTCCAAAATACCAAGATCAACAAAAGTACTTAAATTACGATAGATGGTATCATAACTCATCCCCGGATGTTCAACCATCATAACATCTAAAATATCTCTAGCTGTTATATATTTCTCTGTTTTTGAAAAAATATCTAAAATTTGCTCTCTTTTATCCGTCTTCTTATAGCCTTCTTTTTTTAGGATTTCCCAAGCTTTTTCAATATTCATTGTGAGACGGCTCCCTTCATAAACATTTTTTTAAATGTAAGTGTAAGAAGTAAGATGATAATAGACGTTACCACAATTGTTCCACCTGGGGCTAAATTCATATAAAATGCGCTTACTAATCCAATAATCACTGCAAGCTCTCCAAATAGTACTGAAAAAATAATCGCCTGTTTAAAGCCTTTCGCAATTCGCATCGCTGCAGCAACTGGTAATGTCATGAGCGAAGAAACAAGTAATATTCCGACAATTCTCATTGAACCTGCTATAACTAATGCAGTAACAATCATAAATAATATATGAATCCACTTTGCAGGTAGTCCAGAAGCCTTTGCATATTCCTCGTCAAAAGATAAGACAAACAACTCTTTATAAAATAATGTTAAAAAAACAATGACAATCAGTGCAATAAAAATAACAATCCATAAATCTTGGCGACTTACAGCTGATACAGAACCAAATAGATAGCTAAATAAATCGGAACTAAAACCCTCTGCTAATGATATGAAAATAGCACTAAAACCCAATCCCGCGGACATAATTATCGGAATTGCTAGTTCTTCATAGTGCTTGTACATTCTACGGAGTCGTTCAATAAAAAGAGAACCTGTAACCGAAGCTACTATTCCTAAATATAATGGATTTAGAAATGCTAATACTCCTACAGATTGACTCAAGTATAAGCTACCAGCAATGCCAGCTAATGTTACATGGCTTAATGCGTCCGCAATTAAAGAAAGTCGACGCACGATGATAAACACGCCAAGTAAAGGCGCAATTATCCCAATAATTAATCCTGAAATAAATGCATTTTGCAAAAATTGATATTGAATGAAGGATTCAATCATAATTGTTCCTCTTTTCGATGTGTCACTTTCCGAACAGAGTGTCCATACCACGCTTCTAATTGTTCATCACTCATTGAATCCATCTCATTTTGAAAACCATGAAAATGAATGGATTGATTGAGACAAGCGACATGACTAATAGTTTTCGATACAGCATCCACATCATGTGTTACCAAGACAATTGTAATTTGATGTTCCCGATTTAGATGAGATAACATATGATAAAATGAGCGTACATTTTTACTATCTACACCTACAGTAGGTTCATCCAATATTAAAACTTTCGGATTGCTCACTAATGCTCTAGCGATAAAAACACGTTGTTGCTGACCACCAGATAACTCGCCAATATTTTTTTTTGAAAACTTTTCCATCCCCACAGAAGTCAACGCTTCACTCACTTTTGTGTCCACATTTTTAGGATACGGATGAAATAAGCCAACTTTCTTTACTAAACCACTTTTCACTACTTCTTCTACTGTGGCAGGAAAACCAGTATTAAATGCATTGGACTTTTGAGAGACATAGCCTATTAACTCTTTCTCCTTAAACAAAGGAACAGGTTTACTAAACAGTAACACCTTACCTTTAGTAGGCTTTAACAAGCCAAGTATTATTTTTAAAAGAGTAGATTTACCAGAACCATTGGGACCAATAATCGCTAAAAAATCTCCTTCTTCTATCTTTAAAGAAATATCTTTTAATGCCTCTGTTTGTTCATATTGATAATAAACATGTTGTAATTGAATCAACGGTTTACCCATTTATATTCCTCTATTCTAATCAATAATCATTACGATTTACAAAGTTAAAGTATAGAGGAAAATGATCAAAGTGTAAATAAATTTATCTTGAGAGGATGAGAGATTGGATATTTCGGGGTTTATTCATGAGCTACAAACAAGCTCTTTAAAAGACTTCAAAAAATTGGCAAAGGATTTAGATTTAAAATTATCCGATAAAGAAATAAAGGAGGTATATCCACTTCTACAAGAAATCTCTTTAACTTGGCTATTATTAGGAGTTCCAATGAATATTCAACAAAAACTGATTAGCATCTTAGGTGAACAGAGAGCAGTTAACTTATTTCAACAACTTAAAGAAAAAGCACCCTCAATTTTACGAGAAAAATGAGGGTACAGTAATTATTAAACTCTTAAAGATTCGATTGCTTTGGGATTAAATGTTTTAGAACGAAGCATCTCAATCTCTACTTTATATGGTGCTTGCTTATCTTTAGAATCCACTCCAACAAATGGCGTTTCTAAGATTTTCGGAATATGCATTAATTGAGGATGGTGCACGATATATTGTAGTGCATCAAACCCAATTTCACCAAAACCAATATTTTCATGTCGGTCTTTTGCTGCCCCACGAACATTTTTACTATCATTTATATGAAGTACTTTTAGTCGATTAAGACCGATCAACTTATCAAATTCATTTAGGACACCATCGAAATCATTTACGACATCATAGCCCGCATCATGAATATGACAAGTATCTAAGCAAATGGAGAGCCGATGATTATTTTGGACCCCATTAATAATTTGAGCTAACTCTTCGAAAGTTCTTCCGCACTCGGAACCTTTTCCAGCCATTGTCTCAAGTGCAATTTGTACTGGTAAGTCCTGCCCCAATACTTCATTAAGCCCTTCCACAATTCTAGCAATGCCAGCATCTGCACCAGCACCAACATGAGCGCCTGGATGCAGAACGATTTGTGTTGCTCCAATTGCCGCAGTTCGTTCCACTTCTTTTTGTAAAAACTCTATACCTAAAGCAAAAGTCTCTGGTTTTGTTGTATTTCCTAAATTGATAATATACGGTGCATGCACAACTATATGAGACATGCCATTTTCTTTCATATGCTGTAAGCCGGCTTCAATATTCAACTCATCAATTGGTTTTCGACGAGTATTTTGAGGTGCACCCGTATAAATCATAAATGTATTGGCACCATATGAAGCTGCTTCTTTGCTGGAAGCAAGAAGCATTTCTTTTCCGCTCATGGAAACATGAGATCCTAAAAGCATTGAAAAGCCTCCTTATTTTTGACGATTTTTTATACGACGTTCTTTCTTCTTAATTTTATCCATTTCCCATTTCATATTGCGTTTATAACCTGGTTTTACTTTTTTCGGTTTGCGAACCATTGCTTTTGCTTTAGCATCTATTTCATTTTCGTTTTTCGTACGATTTTTACGAGCATGTCTTTCTTTTAACTCTGACCATTCACCGTTATTTACATCACGATGATTAAATTCTATTCCCATCTTCTCTAGACGAATTAAAGCATCTTCATCAGAAGGTTCAAATAATGTAATGGCTGATCCCGTTAATCCTGCACGAGCTGTTCTTCCAACCCTATGAACGAAAAACTCCAGATCATCTGGAATTTCGTAGTTTATAACATGGCTTACCCCGGGAATATCAATTCCACGTGCCGCAAGATCTGTTGCAACTATATATTGAAATTCTAATTCATGAACTTGTTTCATCACACGTTTACGGTCACGAGGTGATATGTCCCCATGAACAACCCCTACTTTTAAACCGTTACCTAGCAAGTAATTGGACACTTCGTCCGCATGCTGTTTAGTATTAGTAAAAATGATTGCCAAATAAGGGTTAATTCCTTCGATTACTTCTAACAACCGCTTTTTACGTGATTTACTTCGAACAGGAACGACAGTAAATTCGATTCCATCCGCTACTGGACGCTTTTCTCCAATCTTAATATGGGCTGGTGAATCCATATATTTCTTTAAAAATGGTTGAAGCTTTTCCGGAATAGTTGCTGAAAATACATACATTTCTAATTGCTCTGGCATACGCGATGCAAATTGGTCAATTTCATTAATGAAACCTAAGTCGAATGCTAAATCAGCTTCATCCACTACTAGAATATTTGCAGTATGCACAAGCAAAGCCTGTTCAACCGTTAAGTCACGAAGTCGTCCTGGTGTACCTACGACAATTTGTGGTTGTGTTTTCAACTTATCAATGGCGCGGGCTTTATCCGTACCACCAATAAACAACTTCGTTTGAATTTCTGTGCCTTCTACTAACTTGTTCAACTCTTTATAAATTTGAGTTGCAAGCTCTCTTGTTGGTGATGTAATAATTGCTTGTACTTCTTGTTTACTAGCATCTATTTTTTCAACAATTGGGATCAAAAAACTATGTGTTTTTCCTGTTCCAGTATGCGCTTGACCAATCGCACTTCTTCCCTTTAAAACTAGCGGAATTATTTCTTTTTGAATCGGCGTTGGTTCTTGAAAACCTAATTTATCAATTGCATTTTGTAAAAAAGGCTGAAAATTATAATCTGTATATTTGGACATTTGAGTCCCTCCCTCACATTTCTTTATTGTACCACGATTGTACACAAAACGTATAATTTGCATAGAATAGAAGGACTCACTTTGATGAAAGGAGATGATATAATGCGCTATGAGTCTTTTTATCCGTTTTCACAATCTAGGGCGAATGACTTCTTTAATTTTAATAGTTCGCCTCCTGTGAATACTCACCAGCCTTCACAGAGTATGTTCGGAATACCAAATAATTCAAATGGTTCACAACCAACCAACTTCTTAGGACGTCTTTTGGGAGGTTTTCAACAAGGAGGTTCAGGAGGGCAGGCTGGTGGATTCGGTGGTCCAGAAGGGCATGGAGGAGCTGGTGGGTTCGGTGGTCATGCAGGGAATGCTGGGGCTGGCGGATTCGGTGGTCATGTAGGAAATGCAGCGGCTGGAATTTTCGGTGGACCTGGAACTCAGTCTGGTCTTCAACAAGCGGCTGGTGCTGCTACAGGTAAAGCATCATCCTATTTACAAACTGCTGATAAGTTTTTAAATACTGCCCAACAAATCACACCTATGGTAAGGCAATATGCACCAATGCTTCAAAACATGCCAGCCCTTTGGAAGCTCTATAAGGGCTTTCAATCCGTACCAAGTGCAACGGCTGCTGCCGCTGTGGCTACCACAGCAACCGCTGCTACAACTGCCGCTGCAAGTGTCCCAGCTGTTGCCCGAACAACTTCATCCGTCGTTTCAAACGGGGCTTCCTTACCACGAATATTTCAGCCACCATTTTAAAGTTTTGAATTCATTCAGTAGCTCCGTTATAATATGAGTATGCTCGTATTGAAGGGAGTTCTCACAATGATTGTACAAAAAATTTCGCCAAGAGGATATTGTTATGGGGTTGTGGATGCAATGGTCATTGCACGTAACGCAGCTTTAGATACATCTCTTCCCCGGCCAATATATATTTTAGGAATGATTGTCCACAACAAACATGTAACGGATGCATTTGAAAAAGACGGTATTATTACACTTGATGGTGAAAATCGTTTAGATATTCTTTCTAAAGTCGATCAAGGAACAGTAATTTTCACTGCTCATGGTGTGTCTCCTGAGGTAAAGGAACTTGCACGTAAAAGAGGGTTAGTTTCAATAGATGCAACATGCCCGGACGTGACAGTGACACATGACTTAATTAAAGAAAAAACTGCTGAAGGGTATGACATTATTTACATTGGGAAAAAAGGCCATCCTGAGCCAGAAGGTGCGATTGGCGTTGCACCAGATAAAGTGCATCTAGTGCAAACAATAGCGGATATCGATAACTTAACGATTGAAACGGATAAACTTCTTGTAACAAATCAAACTACGATGTCACAGTGGGATGTCGTGGATATGATGAAAAAATTGGAAGAAAAATTTCCGCATATAGAAGTTCACAAAGAAATTTGCCTTGCAACGCAAGTAAGACAAGAAGCGGTTGCAGAACAAGCAGGCGAAGCCGATCTATTGATTGTTGTAGGAGATCCGATGAGTAATAACTCGAATAGATTGACGCAAGTTTCGGAGGAAATTGCTGGTACTCCTTCTTATCGTATCGGAGACATTTCAGAGCTTAAGCTTGAGTGGTTAGAAAACATTAATCATATAGCAGTTACAGCAGGAGCATCTACACCTACTCCTATTGTGAAAGAAGTTATCCAATTTTTAGAAAAATACGATACAAATGACCCTACAACTCATGATACAACGAAAAAAGTCATACCAGAAAAAATATTACCAAAAATTAAAATACCAAAACCAGTAGATAGAATAGAGCCGTACCCAATTAATATCTAAGTAAGAAAAACGTAAACGTCCTTTAAGTGCATCTTGTCTTCTCTATTTCTAAAGTGCTTTGGACGAAACATCGGCTACACTATTACCATAGGAATTTCTGTGGATGGAGAAGTGACTGCGTCACTTCTCCATCCACTTTTTTCTGTAATCTTGTGGCGGTTGTTTGTCCGTCGCCTTCTTGAAATATGTAAAGACATAATGCATTTGTTTTGGTTAATGAGAGAATAAATCCTTTCCTATTCTTTTAAAAGCGGACGAAGATGCAATTTCATCCGCTCAGCTCTTCTTTAATAATGGATGCTATCTATTTTTCACTAGTACCACCTACTCTAATGATACACCCACTGATTCGTGTATACTGTGGACCTTAAAACCAAAAATAATCAAGATCAAACCCTTGAAATTATATTATGAAGCATTACTATTACTGGATTCCTAGCATCCAAGATTTATATTCTTTCGTATCTTTTAAAAAAGGCTGCTTCCGAGGAAGCAGCTTCTTTTTAAATAAATTGAAATGGTTCTGTAGAAAGCTTAGAAGGTATAAATGTACAAGCAAGTTTCTTTTCAATACAAGCTGCGTTCATATAATCTGCAACGCCATCTTTCATAATCTGTTCCATATGATGACCAGGATCAATCACTGCCAGATCAATTGCTTCGGCGTCTTGTGCCACATGAAAGTACATGTCCCCTGTAATAAACACATCTGCCCCTGCTCTTTTTGCTGTTTGAATGTATTTATTTCCATCCCCACCAAGTACTGCAACCTTTTGAACAAGTTTATCCAACTCTCCTACTACACGCACAAATGGGACGTCCAACTGCTTTTTCACTGTTTGTGCATATTCGTATAATCTTACTGGAGTTGGAAGCGTCCCTATCCTTCCAAGCCCTTTTTCGTTGACTTCTGTTTCAAGTAGAAGTAAATCATATGCAGGCTCTTCATACGGATGTGTCATAAGCAAAGCTTTTAGAATACGATTTTTTATAGAAGCAGGGAATACTACTTCCACTTTATCTTCTGTTACAATGGTAAGCTCATTCGCTTTACCAATGTATGGATCAGCAATTTCAGAAGGTTTAAACCGTCCTTCACCTTGTGAAGTGAAGCTGCAATTAGCATAATCACCGATTTGACCTGCTCCCACATTTCCCAAAGCCATTCTTACTTGTTCCGTCGATTCTTTTGGAGTGAACACTGCTAATTTCATTAACCTTTCAGCAGTTGTTTGCTCTAATATTTTCACATTTTCAAGTTCCAATGCGTTTGCTAATAAATCATTTACTCCACCAGTCGCAATATCGAGATTCGTATGCGCTGCATATACCGCAATATCATGCTTGATTAATTGCTCGATTAAGCTTCCTTGTGGTAAATCCGTTCGCATATGTTTCATTCCACGAAATATGGGAGGATGATGCGCAATGATTAACTCACATTGTTGCTCTATCGCTTCTTTTACTACTTTTGGATTCACATCGAGTGTAACAAGCACTTTAGAAACTGACTTGTTCAGACTACCTATTTGAAGTCCGATGGAATCCCCTTCCACAGCAAGCGATTTAGGTGCCCATTGTTCAAATAGGGAGATGATCTGTTGACCATTTGTTTGCTTCATATTTTACAAGGACTCCTTCAATAGAGCAATTTTTATTTCGAGCTCTTCTTTCTTTTCTTGTACTTCCGTTGATTGCGCTATTATATTTAATTGGTCTACGATTCGTTGCCATTCGTTTAGTTCATTCTCCCATTTCTTTTTATAGACTGTTGACTTTTCTTTCATCAAGATAGGACCAACTAATAGTTCTTGCTCTGTTAGCTGCATTTGACCTTTTTTAAGGGCGACAATTTCGTAAATTTTATCATTTTCTTCTAATATGGTTTCGTTCACGATTTTCCAATTTTCTTTTATTGCCCATTCGCGAATTGCTTTTGCATGAATATTTGGCTGCAATATTAAGTTTTCTACAGATGTAAGTTTATCTTTTCCAGCTTCTAGAATGGAAGCTATAAGCGGACCACCCATACCAGCTATCGTAATCGTTTGTACATTATCTGCTTCTAGTATAACTTCTAAGCCATTTCCAAAACGTACATCTATTTGTTTTTCTAACCCTTCACTTTTCACATGCTTTTGTGCGGATTCAAAAGGACCTTTTACCACTTCTCCCGCAATTGCTTGCGTAATAATTCCTGCATGCACTAAATAACAAGGTAAATAAGCATGGTCACTTCCTATATCAGCAAGTATCGTATCTTCTTCCACAAAAGACGCTACTCTTTTTAAACGTTCTGACAAATTTTTTGCATTCAATTTAAACACCTCATATTCCATTATAACAAAAATAAAAAAAGACCTCGATTCTTTTATAAGAATCGAGGTCTTTTTATAATTATTATTTTTCACCTAAAGATTTAACCCATGCAGCCATAGCATCGATGTTTTCAGCAGGAACTAATCCAGCTGGCATTCCACCTCTACCATTAGTTAATACACCTTTAATATCATCTTCAGATAATTTAGTTGCAACTAGCGAAGGTGCATTACCTTGTCCTTCAAAATTACCACCGTGACACATGATACATTTCCCTTGTGCAAACGCAGCAGGATCGAATTCATCCGAAGTGGCAACTTCCTCACCATTTTCAGCCGCTTCTTTATCAGCTGCTATTTCTCCTTTGTTATTCACACCCTCAATAGATAAGAAGAAAATTAGACCGATACCAAATGCCATAATTAAGATAAATGGAATAATTGGATTCTTTTTCATAGTTAACCCTCCCTTTTTATACATCATTCATTCTAACATAGAATTAGTCAACACTAATATTGTACTGCATTCTTGTGAAAACGAAAAGTCCTAAAGAAGGGTTTTCTTACATTGTGACAATTTAGACATAAATTCGATTAACATCCAATATGTCTGGCAATAACCATACGTTGTACTTCAGAAGTTCCTTCACCTATTTCTAAGAGCTTAGCATCTCTCATAAAACGTTCTACTTCGTATTCTTTCATATAACCGTAACCACCATGAATTTGAACCGCTTGATCTGCAACCTCCATGGCAATTTCCGATGCATATAATTTACACATTGAGGCCTCTTTACCAAACGCACGTCCTTGATCCTTCAACCATGCAGCTTTATGAACCATGTTTCGAGCTAATTCGATTTTCATTGCCATATCAGCTAATTTAAATTGAGTTATTTGAAACTCAGATAGAGATTTACCAAACTGTTTCCTCTCTTTCGAATAACGTAGTGCACGGTCAAAAGCAGCTTGCGCAATACCAACTGCCATCGCACCAATACCAATTCGACCACCATCAAGGGTTACTAAGAATTGTTTAAAACCATTTCCTCGCTTACCTAGTAAGTTTTCCTGTGAAACTCGAACGTTTTCAAGTACTAATTCAGTGGTGTTAGATGCATTTAATCCCATTTTCTCGTAATTATCAATCACTGTAAATCCCTCTGCATCAGTAGGTACAATAATCGCAGAGATTTCCTTCTGTCCATCTTTCACATCTGTAATTGCAGTTAACGCCAAATGTTTTGCATAGCTGGCATTTGTTATAAATGCTTTATTTCCATTAATTAAAAAGTCATCGCCATCTTCTTTTGCAGTTGTTTGAGTTCCTCCTGCATCGGACCCTGCGTTAGGCT
The nucleotide sequence above comes from Psychrobacillus glaciei. Encoded proteins:
- a CDS encoding metal ABC transporter ATP-binding protein: MGKPLIQLQHVYYQYEQTEALKDISLKIEEGDFLAIIGPNGSGKSTLLKIILGLLKPTKGKVLLFSKPVPLFKEKELIGYVSQKSNAFNTGFPATVEEVVKSGLVKKVGLFHPYPKNVDTKVSEALTSVGMEKFSKKNIGELSGGQQQRVFIARALVSNPKVLILDEPTVGVDSKNVRSFYHMLSHLNREHQITIVLVTHDVDAVSKTISHVACLNQSIHFHGFQNEMDSMSDEQLEAWYGHSVRKVTHRKEEQL
- a CDS encoding acyl-CoA dehydrogenase family protein — encoded protein: MNFDLTQEQQMIRKMIREFADEVVAPGAIERDKTKAFPKEIFKQLADMGMMGLPFAEEYGGAGADTVSFAIVTEELSRACASTGITYSAHISLGGAPLNLFGTEEQKQKYLVPVCTGESFGAFGLTEPNAGSDAGGTQTTAKEDGDDFLINGNKAFITNASYAKHLALTAITDVKDGQKEISAIIVPTDAEGFTVIDNYEKMGLNASNTTELVLENVRVSQENLLGKRGNGFKQFLVTLDGGRIGIGAMAVGIAQAAFDRALRYSKERKQFGKSLSEFQITQFKLADMAMKIELARNMVHKAAWLKDQGRAFGKEASMCKLYASEIAMEVADQAVQIHGGYGYMKEYEVERFMRDAKLLEIGEGTSEVQRMVIARHIGC
- a CDS encoding metal ABC transporter permease, giving the protein MIESFIQYQFLQNAFISGLIIGIIAPLLGVFIIVRRLSLIADALSHVTLAGIAGSLYLSQSVGVLAFLNPLYLGIVASVTGSLFIERLRRMYKHYEELAIPIIMSAGLGFSAIFISLAEGFSSDLFSYLFGSVSAVSRQDLWIVIFIALIVIVFLTLFYKELFVLSFDEEYAKASGLPAKWIHILFMIVTALVIAGSMRIVGILLVSSLMTLPVAAAMRIAKGFKQAIIFSVLFGELAVIIGLVSAFYMNLAPGGTIVVTSIIILLLTLTFKKMFMKGAVSQ
- a CDS encoding right-handed parallel beta-helix repeat-containing protein, whose product is MAEKTFINNSIATFQVTLFIREGNNPVNQDGTVSFTLNPGETITVPYGDSQNIFLNGILFFTISEGDLYSKIQFITMESELDDLLNTNDTITVTKVETDYVIYGSNEFLDAVNVAGTIDEMRAAIENLGLGLDLTSYNNLTDAQKNQVAEEVLSNKPMRSYLSGASVQLALDTAINEIVDLNNIYVLVDSVGGDGSRANPFGTITEGIAAVNPNGVVSILAGTYPITTQIVVNKDGITLKGEQGTLLLLKASIIAILIQAKNTTVYGLTITSDIPYTAEFIQVGGSGTTLINNTIYGPEQALPMSSWVVNRAVVPQVGNTNLLVENNTFYSLRTGIYINPNVTGVINDNLVYNTKGAFLVDGAFTTFFGNSWGIPPNEVDIALFVGTTTGSPYDDLATLSAENDNATISDQRTALMMSEESTDVKKSFWKNLFKR
- a CDS encoding Fur family transcriptional regulator is translated as MNIEKAWEILKKEGYKKTDKREQILDIFSKTEKYITARDILDVMMVEHPGMSYDTIYRNLSTFVDLGILEETELTGEKHFRMQCEMDHHHHHFICMSCGNIKEINFCPMEMLQNAIPAYQIDNHKFEIYGKCPECH
- a CDS encoding deoxyribonuclease IV; the protein is MLLGSHVSMSGKEMLLASSKEAASYGANTFMIYTGAPQNTRRKPIDELNIEAGLQHMKENGMSHIVVHAPYIINLGNTTKPETFALGIEFLQKEVERTAAIGATQIVLHPGAHVGAGADAGIARIVEGLNEVLGQDLPVQIALETMAGKGSECGRTFEELAQIINGVQNNHRLSICLDTCHIHDAGYDVVNDFDGVLNEFDKLIGLNRLKVLHINDSKNVRGAAKDRHENIGFGEIGFDALQYIVHHPQLMHIPKILETPFVGVDSKDKQAPYKVEIEMLRSKTFNPKAIESLRV
- a CDS encoding DEAD/DEAH box helicase gives rise to the protein MSKYTDYNFQPFLQNAIDKLGFQEPTPIQKEIIPLVLKGRSAIGQAHTGTGKTHSFLIPIVEKIDASKQEVQAIITSPTRELATQIYKELNKLVEGTEIQTKLFIGGTDKARAIDKLKTQPQIVVGTPGRLRDLTVEQALLVHTANILVVDEADLAFDLGFINEIDQFASRMPEQLEMYVFSATIPEKLQPFLKKYMDSPAHIKIGEKRPVADGIEFTVVPVRSKSRKKRLLEVIEGINPYLAIIFTNTKQHADEVSNYLLGNGLKVGVVHGDISPRDRKRVMKQVHELEFQYIVATDLAARGIDIPGVSHVINYEIPDDLEFFVHRVGRTARAGLTGSAITLFEPSDEDALIRLEKMGIEFNHRDVNNGEWSELKERHARKNRTKNENEIDAKAKAMVRKPKKVKPGYKRNMKWEMDKIKKKERRIKNRQK
- a CDS encoding 4-hydroxy-3-methylbut-2-enyl diphosphate reductase, giving the protein MIVQKISPRGYCYGVVDAMVIARNAALDTSLPRPIYILGMIVHNKHVTDAFEKDGIITLDGENRLDILSKVDQGTVIFTAHGVSPEVKELARKRGLVSIDATCPDVTVTHDLIKEKTAEGYDIIYIGKKGHPEPEGAIGVAPDKVHLVQTIADIDNLTIETDKLLVTNQTTMSQWDVVDMMKKLEEKFPHIEVHKEICLATQVRQEAVAEQAGEADLLIVVGDPMSNNSNRLTQVSEEIAGTPSYRIGDISELKLEWLENINHIAVTAGASTPTPIVKEVIQFLEKYDTNDPTTHDTTKKVIPEKILPKIKIPKPVDRIEPYPINI
- a CDS encoding tRNA (adenine(22)-N(1))-methyltransferase; translated protein: MNAKNLSERLKRVASFVEEDTILADIGSDHAYLPCYLVHAGIITQAIAGEVVKGPFESAQKHVKSEGLEKQIDVRFGNGLEVILEADNVQTITIAGMGGPLIASILEAGKDKLTSVENLILQPNIHAKAIREWAIKENWKIVNETILEENDKIYEIVALKKGQMQLTEQELLVGPILMKEKSTVYKKKWENELNEWQRIVDQLNIIAQSTEVQEKKEELEIKIALLKESL
- the vrrA gene encoding VrrA/YqfQ family protein, with the protein product MRYESFYPFSQSRANDFFNFNSSPPVNTHQPSQSMFGIPNNSNGSQPTNFLGRLLGGFQQGGSGGQAGGFGGPEGHGGAGGFGGHAGNAGAGGFGGHVGNAAAGIFGGPGTQSGLQQAAGAATGKASSYLQTADKFLNTAQQITPMVRQYAPMLQNMPALWKLYKGFQSVPSATAAAAVATTATAATTAAASVPAVARTTSSVVSNGASLPRIFQPPF
- the cccA gene encoding cytochrome c550, with translation MKKNPIIPFILIMAFGIGLIFFLSIEGVNNKGEIAADKEAAENGEEVATSDEFDPAAFAQGKCIMCHGGNFEGQGNAPSLVATKLSEDDIKGVLTNGRGGMPAGLVPAENIDAMAAWVKSLGEK
- a CDS encoding Nif3-like dinuclear metal center hexameric protein — translated: MKQTNGQQIISLFEQWAPKSLAVEGDSIGLQIGSLNKSVSKVLVTLDVNPKVVKEAIEQQCELIIAHHPPIFRGMKHMRTDLPQGSLIEQLIKHDIAVYAAHTNLDIATGGVNDLLANALELENVKILEQTTAERLMKLAVFTPKESTEQVRMALGNVGAGQIGDYANCSFTSQGEGRFKPSEIADPYIGKANELTIVTEDKVEVVFPASIKNRILKALLMTHPYEEPAYDLLLLETEVNEKGLGRIGTLPTPVRLYEYAQTVKKQLDVPFVRVVGELDKLVQKVAVLGGDGNKYIQTAKRAGADVFITGDMYFHVAQDAEAIDLAVIDPGHHMEQIMKDGVADYMNAACIEKKLACTFIPSKLSTEPFQFI